The Coregonus clupeaformis isolate EN_2021a chromosome 6, ASM2061545v1, whole genome shotgun sequence genome has a segment encoding these proteins:
- the LOC121568309 gene encoding P2Y purinoceptor 13: protein MNGSHSNLSLKCVRDTSVTAVVFPWLYSALFLFALVLNCLAAWIFFNIRSTTTFVVYLKNVVVADLLMTLSIPVKVLADADVGSWRLRAFYCRYSAVLFYTTMYISILLLGLISLDRYLKIVRSFRKCALRRVGVGQALSAAVWAVMVSLALPNTILSDRTPSPSGGRLRCTSMKGQAGMLWHEGFNYFCQVVFWGTLALMLLCYTFISRKVYESYKASRSGSKAASRRTKAKVFVVVGVFFICFAPFHFARVPYTLTQTRNIANHCQAQNALYVAKETTLWLSATNVCLDPLIYVFLCRAFRKRLTDMLNRKPFPQGALESAKATSTQLEMSQTVHNRTLDVSSA, encoded by the exons ATGAACGGCAGCCATTCAAACCTGTCTCTGAAGTGTGTGCGTGACACCAGCGTGACGGCAGTGGTCTTCCCCTGGCTCTACAGCGCCCTCTTCCTGTTTGCTCTGGTACTGAACTGCTTGGCTGCATGGATCTTCTTCAACATCCGCAGCACCACCACCTTCGTGGTCTACCTGAAGAACGTA GTGGTGGCGGACCTGCTGATGACTCTGTCCATCCCAGTGAAGGTCCTGGCGGACGCCGACGTGGGCTCCTGGCGTCTGCGTGCGTTCTACTGTCGCTACTCTGCCGTCCTCTTCTACACCACCATGTACATCAGCATCCTGCTCCTGGGGCTCATCAGCCTTGACCGCTACCTCAAGATAGTCAGGTCCTTTAGGAAGTGCGCCCTCCGGAGGGTCGGGGTGGGACAGGCCTTGAGTGCGGCCGTCTGGGCTGTGATGGTGTCTCTGGCTCTGCCCAATACCATTCTGAGTGACCGCACACCGTCGCCCTCTGGTGGCCGGCTGAGGTGTACCTCCATGAAGGGTCAGGCCGGCATGCTGTGGCATGAGGGATTCAACTACTTCTGCCAG gtGGTGTTTTGGGgcacactggctctgatgctgtTGTGTTACACCTTCATCAGTCGGAAAGTCTACGAATCCTACAAAGCCTCGCGTAGTGGCTCCAAAGCAGCCAGCCGCAGGACCAAGGCCAAAGTCTTCGTGgtggtgggggtgtttttcatttGTTTCGCCCCTTTTCATTTCGCCAGGGTGCCCTACACTCTCACCCAGACCCGAAACATAGCCAACCACTGCCAGGCGCAGAACGCACTCTACGTTGCCAAGGAGACCACTCTCTGGTTGTCTGCCACTAACGTGTGTCTGGACCCGCTGATCTATGTGTTCCTGTGCAGGGCTTTCCGGAAAAGATTGACAGACATGCTCAATCGCAAGCCCTTCCCCCAGGGCGCTTTGGAGTCAGCCAAGGCAACCTCCACTCAGTTGGAGATGTCACAGACTGTGCATAACAGAACGTTAGATGTCAGTTCGGCCTAG